The sequence below is a genomic window from Thermodesulfobacteriota bacterium.
CCGTGAAAGGTCGGTCGCAAGGGAGAGCAGGGCGTCCCCGGAAAGCTCATTCGTGTAGGCGTAATAGGTCTTCTCCCGGAAAAGGAGCCGGATGCCGGTTCCCGCATCGGTCCCGGAGACCACCCGCTCGACGCGCCCGTCCTCGAGGAGGATAGAGAGGGAACGGACCTCCTCGCGGAACAGCTCGGCGTACTCCCCCCCTCGGGAAAGAAGGGCAAAAAGAATCCTTTCGACGGGCAGATCGATGAGCGTCCGGGCGGCGGCCAAGGGGTCTCCTCCTGAGGGATATCCGCTTAGTGTATAATAACTTTTCCTGCAATTATTCCGGGGGTACGGATGAAAACCTTTGCGGTGGCGGGGGCGTTGGCCCTCTTTCTTTTCGGGATCCAGGGGGAGGCGGCCGGCGGGCGCATCGTGTCGAGGGCGCAGGCCGGCGTGGGCCGCTCCTACGCCGAGTTCCTCTCCGGGCACCTCGAATCCCGGGCAGGCAACCTGGACGCGGCGCTGAAATGGTACCAGAGGGCGCTGAAATCCGCCGGGGACAACTCCGAAATCCTTTATGAGATCGCAAGGATCCACGTGCAGAAGGGGCGGCTGCAGGACGCCCGGGAGGCGCTGGCGAAGGCGCTGGAGACGGATCCGGGCCACACGCGGTCGCGTTACCTGATGGGGGGGATCCTCGCCGCTTCGGGCGAGCGCGACAAGGCGCTCCAGGAATACGAACGGGTGCTGAAGGAAGACCCGGAGAACGAGGAGGCGTACCTCCACCTGGCCACGCTCCACGCCGAGATGGACCAGGCCGGGAAGGCGGAGGAAGTTCTGACCCGGCTGCTCGCGAAGGACCCCGGCTCGCACCTGGGCCTCTACTACCGCGGGCGGATCCGCGCGGCGCAGAAGAAGTACGAGCCGGCGCTGGCCGATTTCGACAAGGCGCTCGAGACCGCCCCCGGCTTCGAGCCGGCGCTGGTGGACTCGGGCACCATCCTGGAGATCCTCGACCGGAACGATGAGGCGGAGAAGCGGTACCGGATGGCGCTGCACGTCTCCCCGGGGAACGCGCAGGTCCGCGAGCGGCTCGGCCGGCTGCTCGTCCGGGAGAAGAAGATCGACCAGGCGGTGGGGCAGTACGAGGAGCTGAAGAAGTTCGCCCCCACCAGCACGGAAGTGCGGACGAAGCTGGGTCTTTTATACCTCGAGCGCGACCAGTTCGACGCGGCGATCAACGAGTTCTCCTTCGTCCTGAAGGAGGAGCCGGGGAATCCGCAGGCCCGGTTCTTCCTGGGGGCCGCGTACGTCGAGAAGGGAGCGCTCGAGGAAGCCGAGCAGGCGTTCCGCAAAGTGCCGGAGGACGTCGCGCTGTACCGCGACGCGCAGCTTCGCCTCGCGATGCTCCTCTCCCGGCAGAAGAAGGGCGGCGAGGCGATCGAGACCGTCCGGAATCTGCGGACGAGGTTCCCGGAGGACGTCGACCTGATGGTGCTGCACGGCAACCTGCTGGAGGAGGAGAAACGGTACGAAGACGCGCTGGCCGTCCTCGGCGAGGCGACCGCGAAGGCGCCCGACAACGAGGGGGCCTGGTTCTCCCTCGGGGTGGTCCAGGACAAGATGGGAGGGCGGCTGGACAACGTGATCGCCGCGATGGAGAAGGTGATCGCAATCAACCCGAAGCACGCCACCGCCCTGAACTATCTCGGCTACACGTACGCCGACCGGAACATCCGGCTGGACGAGGCGGAGAAGCTCATCCTGCGGGCGATGGAGGTGCGCCCCGACGACGGCTTCTTCATCGACAGCCTCGCGTGGGTCTACTACCGCAAGGGCGATTACCCGCGGGCCGAGGAGACGCTGCGGCGGGCGCTCTCGTTCATCCCGGACGATCCCGTCGTCATCGAGCACCTGGGGGACGTCCTCGCCGCGCAGGGGAAGACGGAAGACGCGGCCGCCCAGTACGAGAAGGCCATCGCCAAGGGGCACGAGAAGAAGGACGAGGTCGCGGCGAAGCTGAAGAAAATCCGCAACGCGCGGTCTACGGGGAAGTGAGCGGAAGGGGCCCGCGCCTCCTTTTCGCGCCGCTGCTGGCGGCGCTCGCCTTCCTTGCCGCTTGCGCTCCGGCGCGCCCGCTCCTGACGGGGCCCGAGGGGGAGCAGGCGGCCCGCTTCTTCGCCCGCATGACGGAGGCGGCGGCGTTCCCGGTCAAGGCGTCGTTTTCCGGCGTCGCCCGCTCCTCCGGGCGGGACGCCATGCCCTTCATCGCCGGCGTGAACGCGCCTTCCGAGGCGGCGGAACTGCTCGGGCTGTACGATCCCGCCGGCGGGGCGGTGGCGTTTCTCGCAAACAACGGCCGGACGCTGGAGCTCTCCCGCGGCCCGATGGCGGAGCTCGCGGGAAACTGGAAGGCGCGGAAAGTCGCGGCGGGCCCCGTGTCGCTGGGGCGGATCCTCTCCGGCGCGCCGGGGTACCCTGTTACCGGAGGAGAGACGACGCGGGGAGAGGACGGAGGCTGGGTGCTCTCCGACGAGCGGCAGACGCTGTATTCCGACCCCGGCCGCCGGTTCCTCGCCCGGGCCAAGTACCGCCTCGGAGGCGTCGAGGCGGCGGTGGAGTATCCCGGGAGGGATTCCGCGGCCCCGCCCGCCCGGATCGAGGCGGCGTCCCGCGGTTTGACCATCTCGCTGCGGAGGGATCCCGAATGAGCCGCCGCCCGTTCCCGCGCCTCGTCCCGCTCGCATTGGTCCTCTTCGCGCTGGCCGCGGCGTGCGACCGCGGAAAGGAAAGACCCGAGGCGGGGGCGACGTCCGACGTCCCCGCGTACGGCGACGCCCTCGTGGAAGGAAGCATCGCCGACATCAGCGGCTTCCTCGCCGCCGTCACCTCGGACTCCGCGTCGCACGGGGCGGCGGGTTACGTCTTCAACGGGCTGGTCCGGTACGACAAGGATCTGAAGCTGGAAGGCGACCTGGCCGAATCGTGGGAGGTTTCCCCCGACGGGAGGAAAATCACCTTCCGCCTGCGCAAGGGCGTAAAGTGGCAGGACGGCGCGCCCTTCACCTCGGAAGACGTCCTGTTCACCTACCGGAAGATGGTCGACCCGAAGACGCCCACCGCGTACGGCGAGGACTTCAAGCAGGTGACGCGCGCCTACGCCCCCGACCCGCACACCTTCGTCGCGGAGTACGAGCGTCCCTTCGCCCCCGCCCTGGCCTCGTGGGGGATGCACATCCTGCCGAAGCATCTGCTGGAGGCGTATCCCGATATCTCGAAGAGCCCGCTGAACAAGAGGCCGGTCGGGACCGGCCCGTACCGCTTCACGGAATGGAAGACGGCCGAGAAGACCGTCTTCGACGTCTATCCCGATTACTACGAGGGGAGGCCGTACATCTCCCGCGTGGTCACGCGCGTCATCCCGGACCTCGCGACGATGTTCCTCGAGCTCAAGTCGGGCGGGCTCGACCTGATGAACCTGACACCGCTCCAGTACAAGCGCCAGACCGACACCAAGGAGTTCCGCAAGTCGTTCACCAAGTACCGCTACCTAGCCTCCGCGTACACGTACCTCGGATTCCGGCTGGGCCATCCCTTCTTCAAGGACCGCCGGGTCCGGCAGGCGATCGCCCATGCGGCCAACAAGCAGCAGGTCATCGACGGCGTCCTGCTCGGACTGGGGCAGGAGGCGACCGGCCCCTACAAGCCCGGGACGTGGGCGCACAACCCGAATGTGAAGCGGTATCCGTACGACCCGGAGGAAGCGAAGGCGCTGCTGGTCGAGGCGGGATGGAAGGAGAAGGACAAGGACGGCATCCTGGTGAAGGACGGGCGCCGGTTCGAGTTCGAGGTGCTGACGAACGCGGGGAACAAGGGGCGCGAGCAGACCGCGGCCATCCTCCAGCAGAACCTCGACGCGGTCGGGATCAAGATGGGGATCCGCACCGTGGAGTGGGCGGCCTTCATCAACGAGTTCGTGAAGAAGCGCAAGTTCGACGCACTGATCCTCGGCTGGACCATCACCCCCGATCCGGACCAGTACGACATCTGGCATTCGTCCAAGACCGGACCCGACGAGCTGAACCACATCGGCTACGCCAATGCCGAAGTCGACCGGCTCCTGGAGGAGGGGCGACGCACCTTCGACGTCGAGAAGCGGAAGAAGGCGTACTTCCGGATCCAGGAGATCCTCGCGGAGGAGCAGCCGATCGTCTTCCTCTACTACCCGGACGCGCTGCCCGCCGTCCACAAGCGGATCCGCGGGATCGTTCCCGCGCCCGCGGGGATCACGTACAATTTCATCAAGTGGTACGTCCCGAAGGGGGAGCAGAGGTACACCACGTTCCAGCAATAGGAGAGCGATGCTCCGCTATCTCGTCCGCAGGGTCCTGATCTCCGTCCCGCTCCTGATCGGGATCAGCCTGATCACATTCGGCGTGATCAACATGGCCCCGGGCGGGCCCATCGGAATCTCCGCCGACCTCAATCCAAAAGCCACCGCGGAATACCGGGAACGGCTCAAGGCGTATTACGGACTCGACCAGCCGCTGTATATCCAGTATGGCCGGTGGCTCAAGAAGATGGCGGTCCTCGACTTCGGCGACAGCTTCTCCCCCGACGGCCGCAAGGTGTGGGACAAGATCCGGGAGCGGATCCCGGTGACCCTGGGCATCAACATCCTTTCGATGACGCTGATTTTCCTCGTCGCGGTGCCGCTGGGGATCTATTCGGCCGTGCGCAAGGGCTCCGTCTTCGACCGGGTCACGACGGTCACCGTGTTCACAGGGTTCGCCATCCCCTCGTACTGGCTCGCCCTGCTGCTGATGATCCTGTTCGGCGTCAAGCTCGGCTGGCTGCCGATCTCGGGGCTCGTGTCGATGGAGCACGACTCCCTCACCCTGGCGGGCCGGCTCCTGGACCGGGCGCGGCATCTCGTCCTTCCGGTCTTCATCGCGGGCTTCACCGGGCTGGCGGGAATCTCCCGCTACATGCGGTCGAACATGCTCGAGGTGATCCGGCAGGACTACGTGGCCACCGCGCGCGCCAAGGGGCTCCCCGAGCGGAAGGTCGTGTTCCGCCACGCCGTGCGCAACGCGCTGCTGCCGGTGATCACGATCCTCGGCCTGTCGGTGCCGGAGCTGCTGGGCGGGGCGGTGATCTTCGAGACGATCTTCGCGATCCCCGGCATGGGGCAGCTCTTCTTCCAGGGGGTGATGTCGCGCGACTATCCCCTGGTCATGGGGATGCTCACCATCGGCGCGTTCCTGACGCTCCTCGGCAACATCCTGGCCGACGTGGGGTACGCGATGGCGGATCCGCGGATCAAGACGGAGCGCGCGGGATGACGGGGCACTCCATCTTCCTGGAAACGCTGCGGCGGCTATCCCGCAACCCGCTCGCGGTCGCAGGCGGGGCGGTCGTCCTGTTCTTCGTTCTCCTGGCGCTGTTCCCCGTGGTCTTCACCGGCCTCGACCCGAACCGGGTCGACATCCTGAAGATCCTCGACCCGCCGTCCGGGGCGCACCCGCTGGGGACCGACGACCTCGGGCGGGACGTGCTCGCGCGGATGATCCACGGGGCGCGGATCTCCCTTTCGGTCGGCTTCGTGGCGGAGAGCATCGCCATCGGCATCGGGCTCGTCATCGGGCTGCTGTCAGGGTATTACGGAGGGCGGGTCGATTCCGTGCTGATGCGCTTCGTCGACATCATGCTGTGCTTCCCCACCTTCTTCCTGATCCTGGCGGTCATCGCCTTCATCGGCCCATCGATCTGGAACATCATGATCATAATCGGCGTGACCGGCTGGATGGGGGTGGCGCGCCTGGTGCGCGCCGAGACGCTCTCCCTGAAAGAGCGCGACTTCGTGGCGGCGGCCCGGGCGCAGGGGGCGGGGACCGCGCGGATCATGTTCCGCCACGTCCTGCCGAACACGCTGGCCCCGATCCTCGTGGCCGCCACGCTGGGTGTGGCCGGGGCGATACTGGTCGAGTCGGGGCTCTCGTTCCTCGGGATCGGCGTCCAGCCGCCGACGCCGTCGTGGGGCAACATCCTCGCCGCAGGGAAGGACTACATCGAGTTCGCCTGGTGGCTTTCCCTCTTCCCCGGGCTGGCGATCTTCCTGACCGTGCTGGCGTACAACCTGCTGGGCGAAGGGATCCGCGACGCCGTGGACCCCCGGCTGAAAGGTCGGTAAGGCGGCATGGCCGAGAAGCTGCTCGAGGTGCGGAAGCTGCGCGTCTCCTTCGAGACGGAGAAGGGGACGGTGCGGGCGCTGTTCGGCGTCTCCTTCGAGGTCGCCCCCGGGGAGACGGTGGGGCTGGTCGGCGAGTCGGGCTGCGGCAAGACGGTCACGGCGCTCTCGATCCTGCGGCTCCTGGCATCCCCTCCCGCCATAGTGGAGGGCGGCGAGGTCCTGCTGCGCGGCGAGAACCTGCTCGCCCTGCCGGAGAAGCGGATGTGCGACGTGCGCGGGAAGGCGATCTCGATGATCTTCCAGGAGCCGATGAGCTCGCTGAACCCGGTGCTGACGGTGGGCGACCAGGTCGCGGAGGTCTTCACGGCGCACGGCGTCTGCGGGAAGAAGGAGGCGGCGGCGCGGGCGGTCGAGTGGCTGCGGAAGGTGCGGATGCCCGACCCGGAACGGCGGGCGCGGGAGTACCCGCACCAGATGAGCGGCGGGATGCGGCAGCGGGCGATGATCGCGATGGCGCTGGCGCTCTCCCCGTCGCTGGTGATCGCCGACGAGCCCACGACGGCGCTCGATGTGACGATCCAGGCGCAGATCATGGCGCTGCTGCAGGAGATGCGGGCGCAGGAACGCGTGGCGACCCTGCTCATCACGCACGACCTGGGGGTGGTGCACGACTTCGCCGACCGGACCGCGATCATGTACCTGGGGCGGATCGTGGAGATCTCGCCCACTAAGGAGCTGTTCGCCGACCCGGTCCACCCGTACACGCAGGGGCTGCTCGCCTCCCTGCCGGGGAAGAACCGCGGCGTGAAGCGGCTGCCGTCGATCCCGGGGACCGTGCCCGATCTGACCACCGTCCCTCCGGGCTGCCCCTTCGCGGACCGCTGCCCCTTCCGCCGCGCCGCGCTCGAGCGGTTCCGCTCCGGGCAGGATTCCGCCGACACCCTGGCGGTGTGCGACCGCGAGGACCCGCCGCTGATCGAGTACGCCCCGGGGCACCTGGCGGCGTGCCACTACCAGCGCGCAGCAAGGGGAGGGAAGACAAGCGGAGGAGAGGCGAGCGGAGCGGAGGCGAGCGGAGGGAAGGCGAATGGAGGGGTTGCGCGATGAGCGACGCCCTTTATCGGCCGGATACGAACGGCGCGCTCCTGTCGCTTGCCAACGTCTACAAGACGTTCCCCGTGCGCAAGTCGTTCTTCTCGGCCGAGGAGCTGCGCGTTCATGCCGTCGACGGCGTCTCCGTATCCGTCGCTCCGGGGAAGACATTGGGGCTGGTGGGCGAGTCGGGATGCGGGAAGACCACGCTCGGCCGGCTGGCGATCCGTCTGCTCGATCCGGACTCGGGTTCGATCCGCTTCGACGGGAAGGACATCGCGAAGCTCGACGGCGAGGCGCTGCGGGTAACACGCCGCCAGATGCAGATCATCTTCCAGGACCCGTACTCCTCCCTCAACCCGCGGATGAAGGTGCGCGACATTGTGGGGGAAGGGTGGCTGGTCCACGGGCTGGCGAAGGGGGCCGATCTCCGGGAGCGGGCATCGAAGCTGCTGGAGCGGGTGGGGCTCTCGGCCGAGGCGGGGGAGAAATACCCCCACGAGTTCTCCGGCGGCCAGCGCCAGCGGATCGGCATCGCCCGGGCGATCGCGCTTTCTCCCAAGCTCGTGGTTGCCGACGAGCCGGTCTCGGCGCTCGACGTCTCGGTGCAGGCGCAGATCCTCAACCTCCTCAAGGACCTCCAGGACGAGTACGGGATGGCCTACCTGTTCGTCTCCCACGACCTGCGGGTCATCCGTCACGTGAGCGACGACGTGGCGGTGATGTACCTGGGGAAGATCATGGAGCTGGGACCGGCCGCGGAGCTGTTCCACAAGCCGCTCCATCCGTACACCCGCAGCCTGCTTTCGGCAGTCCCGATGCTGGGAGACGCGCCTTCGGAGCACATCGTCCTTTCCGGCGAGATCCCCAGCCCGATCGCCCCGCCGCCGGGGTGCCGATTCCACACCCGCTGCTTCATGGCGCAGAAGATATGCTCGGAAGTCTGTCCGCTCCTGCGCGAAGCCGCCCCGGGGCGGTTCGCAGCGTGCCATTTCGTGTAGATCCCTGTCTGCCGGTCTCCATGTTGCATATGGAGGAGGACATGAGCGGAACCAAAGTCACCGGACCTTCTCAGCAGGGCGACGCGTCAGGTCCGCGGATCACCGTGGAACACAGTTTCCCGGAGTCGCAGATCGCTCGCACAACGATATCGACCGGCATCGACCTAATCGGCCGCTTGCGCGAGGAGGTCCGGAAAAGACACTACAGCGGCCGAACCGAAGACGCCTACGCGGACTGGGTCGGCCGCTTCCTGCGTTTTCACGGAAACCGCGACCCGCTTGAGATGGGAAAGGAAGAGGTCGAGCGGTTCCTTTCCCACCTGGCCGTCGACAAGGACGTCTCGGCCTCCACGCAGAACCAGGCCTTCAGCGCCCTGTTATTCCTTTACAAGGAAGTGCTGGGCATCCGTCTCGAATGGATCGACGGAGTGGTGCGGGCCAAGCGGCCGAAGCGTCTGCCCGTGGTGCTCACGCGAGATGAGGTCTCGGCCGTCTTCTGCCACTTGTACGGGACAAACCTTATCGCCGCCATGCTGCTGTACGGCGCCGGCCTGCGCCTGCTCGAGTGCCTGGAGCTGCGGATCAAGGACATCGATTTCGGGTATCGGCAGATCACCGTCCGCGGAGGGAAGGGAAACAAGGACCGCGTCACGATGCTTCCGGCAGCGGTCGATGCGCGTCTCAAACTGCACATCGAGGATGTCCGCGCCCGTCATGAAAAGGATTTGAAGAAAGGGGGCGGATACGTTACGCTTCCGAAAGCGCTGGGGAAAAAGTATGTCAACGCCGACCATTCCTGGGGATGGCAATGGGTCTTTCCTGCGCATCGACAGTACCGGGACCCCGAAAGCGGACGCCTGTACCGCCATCACCTCGACGAGTCCGTCCTCCAGCGCGCGGTAAAGGATGCCGCCAACCGGGCCGACGTGAAGAAAATCGTCACCTGCCACACCTTCCGGCACTCGTTTGCCACCCACCTCCTCGAAGAGGGATACGACATCCGGACGATACAGGAGCTGCTGGGGCACCGGGACGTCAGTACCACGATGATATACACCCACGTCCTGAACCGCGGCGGGCGCTGCGTACGAAGCCCGATGGACTTTTTGCGGTAAGTCCCCCCACAGCCCATCGCCGCCCAGCAAAACCCGCTTCCTCACAGCCTATCCTCACTCCGTCCAATCACCACTCCGTCCGAACAGGGCGGTTTAAAAGCAATCCCCATCTTTCAGAAATCGCTCCTGAATTAAATAGAACTCGTATTCAGGGTGTATTCCTTTCGGATTACAACGGACTGGTAACAACCTAATTTAAGTTGGGCAGACGTCACGACAATATTTTCAAGAGGGTGATGTTTTCGCGACCTCTTGACTATATGTCAAATATGACATAGGATGGCAACAGGTGAGCCCGAAGGAAAAACCTTTGGTGTGGCTGCATGGGGAGGTGAAAACGCCTCCGTTTTCACGTGAGGCGCGGCAGGAGACCGGATATCTGCTTCGGTTGCTACAGCGGGGAAAAAGTTTGTCGATGCCGCAATCGCGGCCCATGCCATCCATCGGGCCACGCTGTCATGAGCTTCGAATTGTGGATGAAGATGTCATTTGGCGAATCGTGTACCGAGTAGATCCAGATGCCGTGGTGATTTTGGAGGTGTTCAGCAAAAAGACAAATCGCACGCCAATTCCGGTGATCGAGG
It includes:
- a CDS encoding oligopeptide/dipeptide ABC transporter ATP-binding protein, whose amino-acid sequence is MSDALYRPDTNGALLSLANVYKTFPVRKSFFSAEELRVHAVDGVSVSVAPGKTLGLVGESGCGKTTLGRLAIRLLDPDSGSIRFDGKDIAKLDGEALRVTRRQMQIIFQDPYSSLNPRMKVRDIVGEGWLVHGLAKGADLRERASKLLERVGLSAEAGEKYPHEFSGGQRQRIGIARAIALSPKLVVADEPVSALDVSVQAQILNLLKDLQDEYGMAYLFVSHDLRVIRHVSDDVAVMYLGKIMELGPAAELFHKPLHPYTRSLLSAVPMLGDAPSEHIVLSGEIPSPIAPPPGCRFHTRCFMAQKICSEVCPLLREAAPGRFAACHFV
- a CDS encoding peptide-binding protein gives rise to the protein MSRRPFPRLVPLALVLFALAAACDRGKERPEAGATSDVPAYGDALVEGSIADISGFLAAVTSDSASHGAAGYVFNGLVRYDKDLKLEGDLAESWEVSPDGRKITFRLRKGVKWQDGAPFTSEDVLFTYRKMVDPKTPTAYGEDFKQVTRAYAPDPHTFVAEYERPFAPALASWGMHILPKHLLEAYPDISKSPLNKRPVGTGPYRFTEWKTAEKTVFDVYPDYYEGRPYISRVVTRVIPDLATMFLELKSGGLDLMNLTPLQYKRQTDTKEFRKSFTKYRYLASAYTYLGFRLGHPFFKDRRVRQAIAHAANKQQVIDGVLLGLGQEATGPYKPGTWAHNPNVKRYPYDPEEAKALLVEAGWKEKDKDGILVKDGRRFEFEVLTNAGNKGREQTAAILQQNLDAVGIKMGIRTVEWAAFINEFVKKRKFDALILGWTITPDPDQYDIWHSSKTGPDELNHIGYANAEVDRLLEEGRRTFDVEKRKKAYFRIQEILAEEQPIVFLYYPDALPAVHKRIRGIVPAPAGITYNFIKWYVPKGEQRYTTFQQ
- a CDS encoding tetratricopeptide repeat protein; this translates as MKTFAVAGALALFLFGIQGEAAGGRIVSRAQAGVGRSYAEFLSGHLESRAGNLDAALKWYQRALKSAGDNSEILYEIARIHVQKGRLQDAREALAKALETDPGHTRSRYLMGGILAASGERDKALQEYERVLKEDPENEEAYLHLATLHAEMDQAGKAEEVLTRLLAKDPGSHLGLYYRGRIRAAQKKYEPALADFDKALETAPGFEPALVDSGTILEILDRNDEAEKRYRMALHVSPGNAQVRERLGRLLVREKKIDQAVGQYEELKKFAPTSTEVRTKLGLLYLERDQFDAAINEFSFVLKEEPGNPQARFFLGAAYVEKGALEEAEQAFRKVPEDVALYRDAQLRLAMLLSRQKKGGEAIETVRNLRTRFPEDVDLMVLHGNLLEEEKRYEDALAVLGEATAKAPDNEGAWFSLGVVQDKMGGRLDNVIAAMEKVIAINPKHATALNYLGYTYADRNIRLDEAEKLILRAMEVRPDDGFFIDSLAWVYYRKGDYPRAEETLRRALSFIPDDPVVIEHLGDVLAAQGKTEDAAAQYEKAIAKGHEKKDEVAAKLKKIRNARSTGK
- a CDS encoding type II toxin-antitoxin system RelE/ParE family toxin, which produces MSPKEKPLVWLHGEVKTPPFSREARQETGYLLRLLQRGKSLSMPQSRPMPSIGPRCHELRIVDEDVIWRIVYRVDPDAVVILEVFSKKTNRTPIPVIEVCKKRLRNYES
- a CDS encoding ABC transporter permease, with the protein product MTGHSIFLETLRRLSRNPLAVAGGAVVLFFVLLALFPVVFTGLDPNRVDILKILDPPSGAHPLGTDDLGRDVLARMIHGARISLSVGFVAESIAIGIGLVIGLLSGYYGGRVDSVLMRFVDIMLCFPTFFLILAVIAFIGPSIWNIMIIIGVTGWMGVARLVRAETLSLKERDFVAAARAQGAGTARIMFRHVLPNTLAPILVAATLGVAGAILVESGLSFLGIGVQPPTPSWGNILAAGKDYIEFAWWLSLFPGLAIFLTVLAYNLLGEGIRDAVDPRLKGR
- a CDS encoding ABC transporter permease, giving the protein MLRYLVRRVLISVPLLIGISLITFGVINMAPGGPIGISADLNPKATAEYRERLKAYYGLDQPLYIQYGRWLKKMAVLDFGDSFSPDGRKVWDKIRERIPVTLGINILSMTLIFLVAVPLGIYSAVRKGSVFDRVTTVTVFTGFAIPSYWLALLLMILFGVKLGWLPISGLVSMEHDSLTLAGRLLDRARHLVLPVFIAGFTGLAGISRYMRSNMLEVIRQDYVATARAKGLPERKVVFRHAVRNALLPVITILGLSVPELLGGAVIFETIFAIPGMGQLFFQGVMSRDYPLVMGMLTIGAFLTLLGNILADVGYAMADPRIKTERAG
- a CDS encoding integron integrase, whose translation is MSGTKVTGPSQQGDASGPRITVEHSFPESQIARTTISTGIDLIGRLREEVRKRHYSGRTEDAYADWVGRFLRFHGNRDPLEMGKEEVERFLSHLAVDKDVSASTQNQAFSALLFLYKEVLGIRLEWIDGVVRAKRPKRLPVVLTRDEVSAVFCHLYGTNLIAAMLLYGAGLRLLECLELRIKDIDFGYRQITVRGGKGNKDRVTMLPAAVDARLKLHIEDVRARHEKDLKKGGGYVTLPKALGKKYVNADHSWGWQWVFPAHRQYRDPESGRLYRHHLDESVLQRAVKDAANRADVKKIVTCHTFRHSFATHLLEEGYDIRTIQELLGHRDVSTTMIYTHVLNRGGRCVRSPMDFLR
- a CDS encoding ABC transporter ATP-binding protein, whose product is MAEKLLEVRKLRVSFETEKGTVRALFGVSFEVAPGETVGLVGESGCGKTVTALSILRLLASPPAIVEGGEVLLRGENLLALPEKRMCDVRGKAISMIFQEPMSSLNPVLTVGDQVAEVFTAHGVCGKKEAAARAVEWLRKVRMPDPERRAREYPHQMSGGMRQRAMIAMALALSPSLVIADEPTTALDVTIQAQIMALLQEMRAQERVATLLITHDLGVVHDFADRTAIMYLGRIVEISPTKELFADPVHPYTQGLLASLPGKNRGVKRLPSIPGTVPDLTTVPPGCPFADRCPFRRAALERFRSGQDSADTLAVCDREDPPLIEYAPGHLAACHYQRAARGGKTSGGEASGAEASGGKANGGVAR